Proteins encoded by one window of Lutibacter sp. A64:
- a CDS encoding LytR/AlgR family response regulator transcription factor: MLQILLVDDENDALEALEWKLNNYIENVEVTKCNSPIKAIDIINEEKPDVVFLDIQMPEMDGFTMIEKLENRDFNLIFTTAHDEFALKAIKVSAIDYLLKPVDKDELIVSMEKINTIKKGDLLENKLQVLLSNLNDSNDKINISADGKVYLLDKDDVVMLKSDKSYTTIYLKSEQQIVVSKTLKEVEKKFLFSNFFRVHNSYLINLNHVKEYLKGLGGELIMTNGLTASISRNRKAELFKKLYLD, encoded by the coding sequence ATGTTACAAATTTTATTAGTTGATGATGAAAACGATGCTTTAGAAGCATTAGAGTGGAAATTGAATAATTATATAGAAAATGTTGAAGTTACTAAATGTAATTCACCTATTAAAGCTATAGATATTATAAATGAAGAAAAGCCAGATGTAGTATTTTTAGATATTCAAATGCCAGAAATGGATGGTTTCACTATGATTGAGAAGTTAGAAAATAGAGATTTTAATCTTATTTTCACTACTGCTCATGATGAGTTTGCTTTAAAAGCAATAAAGGTTTCTGCAATTGACTATTTATTAAAACCCGTTGATAAAGATGAATTAATTGTCTCAATGGAGAAAATTAATACTATTAAAAAAGGAGATTTATTAGAGAATAAACTTCAGGTTTTATTAAGTAATTTAAATGATAGTAATGATAAAATAAATATTTCTGCTGATGGAAAAGTGTATTTATTAGATAAAGATGATGTTGTAATGTTGAAATCTGATAAAAGTTATACTACCATTTACTTAAAATCTGAACAACAAATTGTAGTTTCTAAAACTCTTAAGGAAGTTGAGAAGAAGTTTTTATTTTCAAACTTTTTTAGAGTACATAATTCTTATTTAATAAACTTAAACCATGTTAAAGAGTATTTGAAAGGTTTAGGAGGTGAGTTGATTATGACTAATGGTTTAACTGCAAGTATTAGTAGAAATAGAAAAGCAGAGTTATTTAAGAAACTTTATTTGGATTAG
- the recO gene encoding DNA repair protein RecO, protein MIETTKAIVINTIKYGDTSLIVTCYTEKSGLKTYMLRGVLKAKKAKVKAAYFQPLMQLNLTANHNTKGTLNSIKEVEVINFYNSIYTDIKKQSIALFLSEILYYVIKEEEENSLLFRYLEASLLWLDTHETVSNFHLLFLLNLTKHLGFYPVTKNADFPYFNLLEGNFTNSTSVNTVSGEKITQFKKLLGINFDVLHTVNFSASNRYDVLSILIQYFELHVSGFRKPKSLNVLKSVFS, encoded by the coding sequence ATGATTGAAACTACTAAAGCAATTGTTATTAATACAATTAAATATGGTGACACTAGCTTAATTGTAACCTGCTATACCGAAAAAAGTGGTTTAAAAACATATATGTTAAGAGGGGTTTTAAAAGCTAAAAAAGCAAAAGTTAAAGCAGCCTATTTTCAACCACTTATGCAGCTAAATTTAACAGCAAACCATAATACAAAAGGAACCTTAAATTCTATAAAAGAAGTGGAGGTTATAAATTTTTATAATTCTATTTATACAGATATAAAAAAACAATCTATCGCTTTATTTTTGTCCGAAATTTTGTATTATGTTATAAAAGAAGAAGAAGAGAACTCATTGCTTTTTAGATATTTAGAAGCTTCTTTATTATGGTTAGATACGCACGAAACAGTTTCAAATTTTCATTTGCTTTTTTTATTAAATTTAACCAAGCATTTAGGCTTTTACCCAGTAACAAAAAATGCCGATTTCCCCTATTTTAATTTATTAGAAGGCAATTTTACCAATTCAACTAGTGTAAACACAGTTTCTGGAGAAAAAATTACTCAATTTAAAAAGTTGTTAGGCATAAATTTTGATGTATTGCATACAGTAAATTTTAGTGCTTCTAATAGGTATGATGTATTGTCAATTTTAATACAGTATTTCGAATTACATGTAAGTGGTTTTAGAAAACCTAAGTCTTTAAATGTCTTAAAATCAGTATTTAGTTAA
- the porZ gene encoding type IX secretion system anionic LPS delivery protein PorZ gives MKKKIQILFFYLITTAVWSQVDFSNNWEDFYSYNNVKDFIKTENQIHAIVDNAIFRYDIVSGELTKISSVNGLSGETTSSLYYSNTYNKLIIGYETGLIEIIDEDGNITILKDIVNFNYSGNKQINNITEYNGKLYLSTSFAIIVYNIDKLQFGDTFFIGDQSSELIINQIKIANNTIYAATENGIYTAAIDNPNLIDFNNWTHYFSGNFSTIEIFNNQVYVSNNRSLYKIVDNNLQLQKNYPQTIAALKASEEYLALATQRYVYVIDVNDTEKLNYVSNTNQPFYYNLNAAYFEDNILYLGTKEFGILKSTSENIPNFEEIHPDGPISNLPFSISIKEGHLWVVYGWHDTAYAPRNGRYGVDHFNGENWFSIPYSNIGVSDLVRVTFDPNNIEKVYISSWGGGMIIVENNEVITHWTYLNSGLEWRTRINGSAFDTDGNLWIANGWVDNKIKKFDTEGNWTGFDMTSVMTSGALGLNELVIDKTSNIWIGTRRNGALIFNENGNQKRALTTEISNGALPDPNVRAIEVDDNNRIWIGTQKGLVVLYNPATVFTESIVETEPVIILDDDGIAKKLLGDQAVNSIAVDGANNKWFGTNSGGVLKTNPDGTTTIHNFNTSNSPLPSNTISTIEIDKTSGKVYFATSKGIVAYNSKVSEYGDSLPEVYAYPNPSTKNNEYITIDGRNGTHLPEGTNIKILDTAGNLVYETNLIESQELNGGTVLWDKTNLAGTKVASGIYIVLLIDNDTQETAITKIAIIN, from the coding sequence ATGAAAAAAAAAATTCAAATACTGTTTTTTTACCTAATAACCACAGCAGTTTGGTCTCAAGTAGATTTTTCAAATAATTGGGAAGATTTCTATTCTTATAATAATGTAAAAGATTTTATAAAAACAGAAAATCAAATACACGCAATTGTAGATAATGCAATTTTTAGATATGATATTGTTTCTGGAGAACTAACTAAAATTTCTTCGGTAAATGGACTTTCAGGAGAAACAACCTCTAGTTTATATTACAGCAATACTTATAATAAATTAATTATCGGTTACGAAACAGGTTTAATTGAAATTATTGATGAAGATGGCAATATTACTATTTTAAAAGATATAGTAAATTTTAATTATTCTGGAAACAAACAAATAAATAATATTACAGAATATAACGGTAAACTATACCTTTCAACTTCTTTTGCTATTATTGTTTACAATATAGATAAATTACAGTTTGGTGATACTTTTTTTATTGGAGATCAGTCATCAGAATTAATTATAAATCAAATTAAAATAGCTAATAATACTATTTATGCAGCAACTGAAAACGGAATTTATACAGCTGCTATAGACAATCCAAACCTAATAGATTTTAATAACTGGACACATTATTTTTCGGGTAATTTTTCTACAATTGAAATATTTAATAATCAAGTATATGTTTCAAACAATAGAAGTTTATATAAGATTGTAGATAATAATTTACAACTTCAAAAAAATTATCCACAAACTATTGCTGCTTTAAAGGCTTCAGAAGAATATTTAGCATTAGCAACTCAAAGGTATGTTTATGTTATAGATGTAAATGATACAGAAAAACTAAATTATGTAAGCAATACAAATCAACCATTTTATTACAATTTAAACGCTGCTTATTTTGAAGATAATATACTTTATTTAGGAACAAAAGAATTTGGTATTTTAAAAAGTACCTCTGAAAATATTCCAAACTTTGAAGAAATTCACCCAGATGGTCCTATCTCTAACTTACCCTTTTCAATTTCAATAAAAGAAGGTCATTTATGGGTTGTTTACGGTTGGCATGATACTGCTTATGCACCTAGAAATGGACGTTATGGAGTAGATCATTTTAATGGAGAAAATTGGTTTAGCATACCTTATAGCAATATTGGTGTTAGTGATTTGGTACGTGTTACTTTTGATCCAAACAATATTGAAAAAGTATATATAAGTTCTTGGGGTGGCGGAATGATAATTGTTGAAAATAATGAAGTTATAACCCATTGGACATATTTAAACAGTGGTTTAGAATGGCGTACTAGAATAAATGGATCTGCTTTTGATACTGATGGAAACTTGTGGATTGCTAATGGATGGGTTGATAATAAAATTAAAAAATTTGATACAGAAGGGAATTGGACAGGTTTTGATATGACTTCTGTAATGACTAGCGGTGCTTTGGGACTTAATGAGCTTGTTATAGATAAAACATCTAATATTTGGATTGGAACAAGGAGAAACGGAGCCTTAATTTTTAACGAAAATGGAAATCAAAAAAGAGCTTTAACAACCGAAATTTCTAACGGTGCTTTACCCGACCCAAATGTACGAGCTATAGAAGTTGATGATAATAATAGAATATGGATTGGAACACAAAAGGGATTGGTTGTATTATATAATCCGGCAACAGTTTTTACAGAGTCTATAGTTGAAACAGAACCCGTAATTATTTTAGATGATGATGGTATTGCAAAAAAATTGTTGGGAGATCAAGCGGTAAACTCAATAGCAGTTGATGGTGCAAATAACAAATGGTTTGGAACAAATAGTGGAGGTGTATTAAAAACAAACCCAGACGGTACTACTACAATTCATAATTTTAATACAAGTAATTCTCCATTACCTTCAAATACAATTTCAACTATTGAAATTGATAAAACATCTGGTAAAGTTTATTTTGCCACTTCAAAAGGTATTGTTGCATATAATAGTAAAGTTTCTGAGTATGGAGACTCATTACCAGAAGTTTATGCATATCCAAATCCTTCAACAAAAAACAACGAATATATAACTATTGATGGTAGAAATGGAACACATTTACCTGAAGGAACAAATATAAAAATTTTAGATACTGCAGGTAATTTAGTATATGAAACTAATTTAATTGAAAGTCAAGAATTAAATGGAGGAACTGTTTTGTGGGATAAAACAAATTTAGCAGGTACAAAGGTTGCTTCGGGAATTTACATAGTTTTGCTAATTGATAATGATACACAAGAAACAGCTATAACAAAAATTGCAATTATTAATTAA
- a CDS encoding sensor histidine kinase, producing MLLDYHSEIYAWIRGGLFILFIYHILIFFQNRSKLYLYYSLYLLGFSIYLIKDIIATEHVTLVEYLNFPIQIFAYAAYVLFARELLDSRSQLLKWDKFYVLSARVLVVLGLTFLCIQYLFGYQFQIKAFTLVAPFLSIFGLFAFYIIITKIKSDSAMYFVIATSIHIVFANITYIELFIGAEPFHRIGVESKLFIYIGLILQAIIFSVIIGSIIKKIEDKSKNAEVRLAIKLKEMEELKMAALQSQMNPHFVFNSLNSINNFVIKSEVEKASDYITKFSKLIRVILNSSSSPTSTLSEELEILALYVKLEKMRVNGGFNYIVNVDDKLSLQNIKVPTLFLQPFIENAIWHGIMKLEGEKKIELTIKEEDGNVVCIVEDNGIGINKAKELSHMSQKRKFFGAEATENRIRMLHQNKDVRILTKDISSNTKTGTQVSIKFPLI from the coding sequence ATGTTATTAGATTATCATTCTGAAATATACGCATGGATAAGGGGGGGGCTTTTTATCTTGTTTATATACCATATCTTAATTTTTTTTCAAAATAGATCTAAATTATACCTATATTATAGCTTATACCTTTTAGGGTTTAGTATTTATTTAATAAAAGATATTATTGCTACAGAGCATGTAACTCTTGTAGAATATTTAAATTTTCCAATACAAATTTTTGCATATGCTGCTTATGTCTTATTTGCTAGAGAATTATTAGACTCTAGATCTCAATTATTAAAATGGGATAAATTTTATGTATTATCAGCTCGGGTACTTGTTGTATTAGGCTTAACATTTTTGTGTATTCAATATTTATTTGGATATCAGTTTCAAATTAAAGCATTTACACTTGTCGCACCTTTTTTATCAATATTTGGATTATTTGCATTTTATATTATCATTACTAAAATAAAAAGCGATTCAGCAATGTATTTTGTAATAGCAACTTCAATACATATTGTATTTGCAAATATTACTTATATAGAACTTTTTATTGGTGCTGAGCCATTTCATAGAATAGGTGTAGAATCTAAGTTATTTATTTACATAGGCTTAATATTACAAGCTATAATTTTTTCAGTGATTATTGGTTCAATAATAAAGAAAATTGAAGATAAAAGTAAAAATGCAGAGGTACGGTTAGCTATTAAATTAAAAGAAATGGAGGAATTAAAAATGGCTGCACTACAAAGTCAAATGAATCCACATTTTGTATTTAACTCTTTAAACTCTATAAATAACTTTGTAATAAAAAGCGAAGTAGAAAAAGCTTCGGATTATATAACTAAATTTTCAAAATTAATTCGTGTAATTTTAAATAGTTCATCTAGTCCAACTTCTACACTTTCTGAAGAATTAGAAATTTTAGCCTTATATGTTAAGTTAGAAAAAATGAGAGTAAACGGAGGCTTTAATTATATTGTTAATGTTGATGATAAACTAAGTCTACAAAATATTAAAGTGCCTACATTGTTTTTACAACCTTTTATTGAAAATGCTATTTGGCACGGTATTATGAAGTTAGAAGGTGAAAAAAAAATAGAATTAACAATAAAAGAAGAAGATGGAAATGTGGTTTGTATTGTAGAAGATAATGGTATTGGTATTAACAAAGCTAAAGAATTATCTCATATGAGTCAAAAACGTAAATTTTTTGGAGCAGAAGCAACAGAGAATAGAATTAGAATGTTACATCAAAATAAAGATGTACGTATTTTAACAAAAGACATTTCATCAAATACTAAAACAGGCACACAGGTGTCAATAAAATTCCCTTTAATTTAG